Part of the Polaribacter sp. Hel1_33_78 genome is shown below.
AAATTTGTGAATCCATAAACATGTCTAATGCAATTTCATCTCCCTTTTTTAAATTTGTTGTATTCGTATTTCTTAAAAAATAGAAAGAAGACATCATATCTTGTACATTCGTAAAAGAAACAGAAGTGTCTTTTTGCTTTGTAAAATCTTGTACGTATGCTTTGTTAGAAATATAATTAAAAGCGGTTATTCTGTGTTTTTTATAACCTCCTTCATTAATCTTTCTTTTAAACAAATAAGGCTTTATGCTATCTTTATCAAAATACGATTCATATTTGTCATCTACTTCAAAAAACCACTTTACAGGCCCAGAAGTCCAACCTGTTCCTTTTGCTTGAAAGACTTTTTTACCATTATAGTCTTTTTCATCAACTTCTAAAATTGCTGTTCCAGCTCTTAAAAAACCACTATAACTCATTTTATACCGCAACCATTCTCCGCTTTTAAAAACAGCTGATTTTTCCTGACTGAAAGCAGTTGTCAAAAAGAATACTACAAAAAATAATAGGGTGTACTTTTTCATAAAAAACCAAACTTATAAAAAAGTAATGACAATTACCATTCCAAAATGAAAAAAAGCCATTTACTAATTATTTGTACTCTCAATAAAAATATTCTGGAATTCTCTTAATTTAAAATGTTCCCCAGTTTTTTAATTCTTCTTCGCTCCATAAGTAAGGATAAAAAACTCTTCTTTGATATTTTGGGTGCATGTATTTACGCCAACTACTTCCGCCAGTTGCTTCCAAATCCTTATCTTTTCCTCCTAAATATTTGCCGGCAGCATTGTAATGAGCCATGACCCACTTAATATTTACAGTATAATCATAATGACGCATTGCTTTAATTAAGTCTTCGTTTTCTTGAACTTCTTTTGGAAGTTGTTTGAATTTTAAAGACAAGTTGATATCATTATAGTCTTCCATAAAATCAATAAAATCTCCCATGTATTTTTTTTCAAAAAGATTTAATAAAGTCGATTTTTGTCCGGTTGTGTAATTCTTACCAGCAGCTTGCCAATACAAATGATTATATGCGTTTTTAAATGATGAATTTCTATCAATAGTATCTCTGTAACGTGCATCAATTAAATTAATCAACTCAGTTGATGCAAACTCAATTTTTCTGTATTGCGCACTTTGAAAGCCACTTGCAGGAGTTAATGTATTTCTGAATTTTAGATATTGCTCTTTTTCCATTCCGTCTGCCATCACATTAAAAGAACTACACAACATATCAAAATAGCGACTAATTCTATTGAGATGCATCGTAAATTTATCTACAGAAACTTCCCTCGTTTTTGCAACTTGATCAATTTCCCACAAAATCATTTTAAACAACAATTCGTTTACTTGATGATACATGATAAACACCATTTCATCTGGTTGTGTGGTTCTAGGCGTTTGCAATCCTAATAAAGCATCCGTCTGGATATAGTCCCAATAAGTGATTGGTGTACTCCAAAGCAGACCTTCTAGCATAGCGTCTACAGGAACGCCTAACTTCTCATACTTTTCCTCTATTGCTTTTAAAATTTCTTCTCTATTCATATTTATAA
Proteins encoded:
- a CDS encoding tryptophan 2,3-dioxygenase family protein produces the protein MNREEILKAIEEKYEKLGVPVDAMLEGLLWSTPITYWDYIQTDALLGLQTPRTTQPDEMVFIMYHQVNELLFKMILWEIDQVAKTREVSVDKFTMHLNRISRYFDMLCSSFNVMADGMEKEQYLKFRNTLTPASGFQSAQYRKIEFASTELINLIDARYRDTIDRNSSFKNAYNHLYWQAAGKNYTTGQKSTLLNLFEKKYMGDFIDFMEDYNDINLSLKFKQLPKEVQENEDLIKAMRHYDYTVNIKWVMAHYNAAGKYLGGKDKDLEATGGSSWRKYMHPKYQRRVFYPYLWSEEELKNWGTF
- a CDS encoding DUF3108 domain-containing protein; translation: MKKYTLLFFVVFFLTTAFSQEKSAVFKSGEWLRYKMSYSGFLRAGTAILEVDEKDYNGKKVFQAKGTGWTSGPVKWFFEVDDKYESYFDKDSIKPYLFKRKINEGGYKKHRITAFNYISNKAYVQDFTKQKDTSVSFTNVQDMMSSFYFLRNTNTTNLKKGDEIALDMFMDSQIYPFKLRFLGREILKTKFGKVNSLIFRPLVQSGRIFKAQESVTIWITDDANKIPIKMMASLSVGSLRAELEEYKGLANPFQKI